Proteins from a genomic interval of Thermoanaerobacterium thermosaccharolyticum DSM 571:
- a CDS encoding peptide ABC transporter substrate-binding protein, translated as MKGHKKIVIIGLVLLMALSAVLAGCGGSASNSASNSGNDKQVLNLNLIQEPPTLDPQKATDVVSIDILTEVLDGLTRYDKDGKIKPGSGLAKSWDISKDGLTYTFHLRDAKWSDGNPITAQDFEYAWKRALDPNTASQYAYQLFYIKGAEEYNSGKGSADQVAVKALDDKTLQVTLKAPTPQFLGLTSFVTYLPLEKSIYEKYGDKVGTDPDKLVYSGPFVISQWNHEQSITLKKNKDYWDSSSVKLQTVNFSMIKDNNTLVQNYDNNTLDSIFVPGDYIDKYKNSSEYSDKALATNWYVQFNTKSPVFKNADIRKAFTLAIDRKTFVEQVTKDGSIPAEAVVPPGVPGYNGDFRKEAGETYFKDNDVAQAKELLKKGMSELGISKLPTITLLGDDTDNAKKYDQALQQMWKQNLGVNVQIQNVAFKVRLDMMDKGNYDMVFAGWAADYNDPLTFLDMWETNNGNNSAFYSNPEYDKLIDEAKVNGDLKSRNDQLIQAEKILMNDMPIGPVYFQARPFVVKPYVKDLYFPTFGSDWEFKWAYIQNN; from the coding sequence ATGAAAGGACATAAGAAGATAGTCATAATTGGTTTAGTTTTATTAATGGCACTGAGTGCAGTACTAGCAGGTTGTGGGGGGAGTGCTTCAAACAGTGCATCAAATAGCGGAAACGATAAACAAGTATTGAATCTTAATTTAATTCAAGAACCACCTACCCTCGATCCGCAAAAGGCGACGGATGTGGTTTCTATTGATATATTAACAGAAGTATTAGATGGTTTAACAAGGTATGACAAGGATGGAAAGATAAAACCTGGTTCTGGTCTTGCAAAGAGCTGGGATATTTCAAAAGATGGGCTTACGTATACATTCCATTTGAGAGATGCAAAATGGAGTGATGGGAATCCAATAACAGCGCAAGATTTTGAATACGCTTGGAAAAGGGCGTTGGATCCTAATACAGCTTCACAATATGCATATCAACTATTCTATATAAAAGGCGCAGAAGAATATAATTCAGGAAAAGGTAGTGCCGATCAGGTAGCTGTGAAAGCACTTGACGACAAGACTCTGCAGGTCACATTAAAAGCTCCTACACCACAATTTCTAGGCCTTACTTCATTTGTAACATATCTACCATTAGAAAAATCGATATATGAAAAATATGGTGATAAAGTCGGTACAGATCCAGATAAATTAGTGTACAGCGGTCCGTTCGTCATTAGCCAATGGAATCATGAGCAGAGCATAACTTTAAAGAAGAACAAAGATTATTGGGATAGCAGTAGTGTAAAATTGCAGACTGTTAATTTTTCAATGATAAAAGACAATAATACTTTAGTTCAAAACTATGACAACAATACGCTTGATTCCATATTTGTGCCAGGTGATTACATTGATAAATACAAAAATTCCAGCGAGTACAGCGACAAGGCATTAGCAACTAACTGGTACGTGCAGTTTAATACGAAGAGTCCTGTGTTCAAAAATGCAGATATTAGAAAGGCATTTACCCTTGCTATTGACAGGAAAACATTTGTTGAGCAGGTAACGAAAGATGGTTCTATACCTGCAGAAGCGGTGGTTCCACCAGGTGTTCCGGGGTATAATGGAGACTTTAGAAAAGAAGCAGGTGAGACTTATTTTAAGGACAATGATGTTGCACAGGCAAAAGAATTATTGAAAAAAGGGATGTCTGAGCTTGGCATAAGCAAACTTCCTACGATTACTTTACTTGGCGATGATACAGATAACGCGAAAAAGTACGATCAAGCGCTTCAGCAGATGTGGAAACAAAATCTTGGAGTAAATGTACAGATTCAAAATGTTGCATTTAAAGTAAGGTTAGATATGATGGACAAAGGAAATTATGACATGGTTTTTGCAGGCTGGGCTGCTGACTACAACGATCCATTGACATTCTTGGATATGTGGGAAACAAACAATGGAAATAATTCAGCATTTTATAGCAATCCTGAATATGACAAGCTAATTGATGAAGCAAAAGTCAATGGCGATTTAAAATCAAGAAATGATCAGCTTATTCAGGCTGAGAAGATTTTGATGAATGATATGCCAATAGGGCCTGTGTATTTCCAAGCAAGACCATTTGTCGTTAAACCATATGTGAAAGATCTGTATTTCCCGACTTTTGGTTCTGACTGGGAGTTTAAGTGGGCATATATCCAAAACAATTAA
- a CDS encoding peptide ABC transporter substrate-binding protein: MKRRNWLALLLTLVLALSALLAGCSANNNGTQSKSNSDTSKQTAKADEQVLNLPFGDEPPNLDPQLAKDVLSFDILNEVLDGLTRYDQNNQIKPGSGLAKSWDVSSDGLTYTFHLRDAKWSDGNPITAQDFEYAWKRALDPKLGSQYAYQLYYIKGAEEYNSGKGSADDVAVKALDDKTLQVTLKAPTPQFLGLTSFGTYLPLEKSVYEKYGDKVGSDPDKMVYSGPFIIKTWNHQQNIVLEKNPNYWDKDNVKLQTINLQIMKDDNTIVQSYETGAIDVMGVPSSYMDKYKNTPEFHTKAVATSWYLQFNTKSPIFKNANIRKAFTLALNRQAFVDNVLKNGSIPAESAVPPGIPGYNGEDFRKQAGEGYFKDNDVQAAKDYLQKGLQELGLTKLPTIKFLGDDSARAKQQDQAIQEMWKTNLGVNVELDNVAFKVRLDMMDKGNYDIVFAGWGADYNDPMTFLDMWQTGNGNNTAFYSNPEYDKLIDQAKVNGDLKQRNDQLIQAEKILMNDMPIGPIFFQARAYVLRPYVKNYLVPTFGHDWELKWAYIQGKNK, from the coding sequence ATGAAAAGAAGAAATTGGTTAGCATTATTGTTGACATTAGTATTAGCTCTGTCAGCATTGTTGGCAGGATGCTCAGCAAATAATAATGGTACACAAAGCAAAAGCAATAGTGATACAAGCAAACAAACAGCAAAAGCTGATGAACAAGTATTGAATCTTCCATTTGGAGATGAACCGCCAAATTTAGATCCACAATTAGCAAAAGATGTATTATCTTTCGATATACTCAATGAAGTTCTTGACGGATTGACTAGATATGATCAGAATAATCAAATTAAACCTGGTTCTGGTCTTGCGAAGAGTTGGGATGTTTCCAGCGATGGTTTGACATATACATTCCACTTAAGAGATGCAAAGTGGAGTGATGGAAATCCAATAACAGCGCAGGATTTTGAGTATGCTTGGAAGAGGGCGCTTGACCCTAAATTAGGATCACAGTATGCATATCAGCTTTACTACATTAAAGGTGCAGAAGAGTACAATTCTGGCAAAGGATCTGCTGATGACGTGGCTGTAAAAGCACTTGATGACAAGACATTACAAGTAACATTAAAAGCACCTACGCCACAATTTTTGGGTCTTACATCTTTTGGAACATATTTACCATTGGAGAAATCAGTATATGAAAAATATGGTGACAAAGTAGGATCTGATCCAGATAAGATGGTTTATAGTGGCCCATTCATCATTAAAACATGGAATCATCAGCAGAACATAGTGCTTGAAAAGAATCCAAATTACTGGGATAAAGATAATGTAAAGCTGCAGACTATCAATTTACAAATTATGAAAGATGATAATACAATCGTACAAAGCTATGAAACTGGAGCAATAGATGTAATGGGTGTTCCTTCATCTTACATGGATAAATATAAAAATACTCCAGAATTTCATACAAAAGCAGTTGCAACAAGTTGGTATTTGCAGTTTAATACAAAGAGTCCTATATTCAAAAATGCAAATATAAGAAAGGCATTTACATTGGCATTAAATAGACAGGCATTTGTTGACAATGTTTTAAAGAATGGTTCTATTCCTGCTGAATCAGCTGTGCCACCAGGAATACCAGGTTACAATGGAGAAGATTTCAGAAAACAAGCTGGTGAAGGATATTTTAAGGATAATGATGTTCAAGCAGCAAAAGATTATCTGCAAAAAGGCTTACAAGAGCTTGGCTTAACTAAACTACCTACAATTAAATTTTTAGGAGATGATTCAGCTAGAGCTAAGCAGCAGGATCAGGCAATACAAGAAATGTGGAAGACTAATTTAGGTGTAAATGTTGAGTTGGATAATGTTGCCTTTAAGGTAAGACTTGATATGATGGATAAGGGCAACTATGATATAGTATTTGCTGGATGGGGTGCTGATTATAACGATCCAATGACATTCTTGGATATGTGGCAGACAGGCAATGGTAATAACACTGCATTCTACAGCAATCCTGAATATGATAAGCTTATTGATCAAGCAAAGGTAAATGGTGATTTAAAGCAAAGAAATGACCAATTGATTCAAGCAGAAAAGATATTGATGAATGACATGCCGATAGGTCCTATATTCTTCCAGGCAAGAGCATATGTTTTAAGACCGTATGTTAAAAATTATTTAGTTCCTACGTTTGGACATGATTGGGAACTTAAGTGGGCATATATACAAGGCAAAAACAAATAA
- the gatB gene encoding Asp-tRNA(Asn)/Glu-tRNA(Gln) amidotransferase subunit GatB has translation MNYEAVIGLEVHAELLTKTKIFCNCTTEFGGEPNTHVCPVCLGLPGTLPVLNKKVVEYAVKAGLALNCEISKFSKMDRKNYFYPDLPKAYQISQYDLPLCKNGYVEIETSDGVKKKIGLTRIHIEEDAGKLMHENIDGSLVDYNRAGVPLIEIVSEPDMRTPEEAYLYLTKLKSVLEYSEVSDCKMQEGSLRVDTNVSVRPVGSNEFGTKIELKNLNSFKAVQRALEYEIKRQIKLIENREKIVQETRRWNEQKGVTESMRSKEEAHDYRYFPEPDLVPIIVSDEWKEEIRKSLPEMPEYKKERFVSQYGIPEYDASVITSSKPLADFFEKCALEYSSAKIISNWIMGEMMRLLKETGKEIDEVPIKPHQMASLLNLIDNGTITGSIAKTVFEDMFMTGKNPEEIVEEKGLKQLSNEDELREIAIKVIKDNPKSVEDYKNGKDKAIGFLVGQMMKATKGKANPQLANKLLKEELSK, from the coding sequence ATGAATTATGAAGCGGTTATAGGTCTTGAAGTACATGCTGAGCTTCTTACAAAGACGAAGATTTTTTGCAATTGTACTACGGAATTTGGCGGTGAACCTAATACACATGTTTGTCCTGTGTGCCTAGGACTACCAGGTACTTTGCCTGTTTTAAATAAAAAAGTAGTAGAGTATGCCGTAAAGGCAGGGCTTGCCTTAAATTGCGAAATATCCAAATTTAGTAAAATGGATAGAAAAAATTATTTTTATCCAGATTTACCGAAAGCATATCAGATTTCACAGTATGACCTTCCTTTGTGCAAAAACGGATATGTGGAGATTGAGACATCAGATGGTGTTAAAAAGAAAATCGGCTTGACAAGAATACATATTGAAGAAGATGCAGGTAAATTAATGCATGAAAACATTGATGGCTCATTAGTTGATTACAATAGGGCAGGAGTACCACTTATAGAGATAGTATCAGAGCCTGATATGAGGACGCCAGAAGAAGCTTATCTTTATTTGACGAAGCTTAAAAGCGTTCTTGAGTATTCTGAAGTATCAGACTGCAAAATGCAGGAAGGTTCTCTCAGAGTCGATACAAATGTATCGGTGCGACCTGTAGGCAGCAATGAATTTGGAACGAAAATCGAGCTTAAAAACCTTAATTCATTTAAAGCTGTTCAAAGGGCATTAGAATACGAAATTAAAAGGCAGATAAAGCTAATTGAGAATCGAGAGAAAATTGTGCAGGAAACTCGCCGTTGGAATGAGCAGAAAGGCGTTACAGAGTCTATGCGCTCAAAAGAAGAAGCACATGACTATAGGTATTTCCCAGAACCTGATCTCGTACCTATAATAGTATCTGATGAATGGAAAGAAGAGATAAGAAAATCGCTTCCAGAAATGCCTGAGTATAAGAAAGAAAGGTTTGTTTCACAATATGGAATTCCAGAGTACGATGCATCTGTAATAACATCGTCGAAGCCATTGGCTGATTTCTTTGAAAAGTGCGCTTTGGAGTACTCATCGGCAAAGATAATAAGCAATTGGATAATGGGGGAAATGATGAGGCTTTTAAAGGAGACTGGAAAAGAAATTGATGAAGTGCCAATTAAGCCCCATCAGATGGCTTCTCTTCTAAATCTTATAGATAATGGTACCATAACCGGATCGATAGCTAAGACTGTATTTGAAGATATGTTTATGACAGGTAAGAATCCAGAAGAGATCGTAGAGGAGAAAGGCTTAAAACAGTTAAGCAACGAGGATGAGTTGAGAGAAATTGCTATAAAAGTCATAAAAGACAATCCTAAGTCTGTTGAAGATTATAAAAATGGTAAAGACAAAGCGATAGGTTTCCTTGTAGGGCAAATGATGAAAGCTACTAAAGGCAAAGCAAATCCGCAACTGGCAAATAAACTTTTGAAGGAAGAACTTTCAAAATAA
- the gatA gene encoding Asp-tRNA(Asn)/Glu-tRNA(Gln) amidotransferase subunit GatA, whose amino-acid sequence MELHKLKIHELHDLLKNKEVSAVDVTEAYLERIKEVEPQVDALICITEEYALKKAEEADKMIQDGNINDLTGIPVIIKDNMCTENIRTTCASKMLEDFVPPYNATVVEKLNNLGAVMVGKANLDEFAMGSSTENSAFKTTKNPWDLSRVPGGSSGGSAASVAADECAFSLGSDTGGSIRQPASLCGVVGMKPTYGLVSRYGLVAFASSLDQIGPLTKDVTDCAIVLNAIAGHDPKDSTSVDKMRKKDYKEFLKEDIKGMKIGYAKEFFRQGLDDGVRESIELALKIFEDLGAEVREISLPYLDYALAAYYIVSSAEASSNLARYDGIRYGHVATNYEDLIDMYMVSRSEGFGKEVKRRIMLGTYALSSGYYDAYYNKALKVRTLIKKDYEKAFEDVDVIVGPTSPTTAFKIGERVEDPLAMYLADVYTVPVNIAGLPGLSLPCGLSNDLPVGLQIVGKHFDEGVVLNAAYAFEKACNFNAKPSFKGGAR is encoded by the coding sequence ATGGAATTACACAAATTAAAAATACATGAGCTGCATGATCTTCTTAAAAATAAAGAAGTAAGTGCTGTAGATGTAACTGAAGCGTATTTAGAAAGGATTAAGGAAGTTGAGCCACAAGTTGACGCGCTTATCTGTATTACGGAAGAATATGCATTGAAAAAAGCAGAAGAAGCAGACAAAATGATCCAGGATGGAAACATAAACGATCTAACTGGAATACCTGTGATTATAAAAGACAATATGTGTACAGAAAACATAAGAACTACGTGTGCATCGAAAATGCTGGAGGATTTTGTTCCGCCTTATAATGCAACAGTAGTCGAGAAGCTTAACAATCTTGGTGCTGTCATGGTAGGAAAAGCTAATCTAGATGAATTTGCAATGGGCTCATCTACTGAAAATTCTGCTTTTAAGACTACGAAGAATCCTTGGGATTTGTCTAGAGTACCTGGCGGTTCATCAGGAGGTTCTGCTGCATCTGTCGCTGCAGATGAATGTGCGTTTTCACTTGGGTCTGATACAGGTGGATCTATCAGGCAACCTGCATCTCTTTGTGGTGTTGTTGGAATGAAGCCTACATATGGCCTTGTATCAAGGTATGGTCTTGTTGCATTTGCGTCTTCTCTAGATCAAATTGGACCGCTTACAAAGGATGTAACAGACTGCGCAATAGTGCTAAATGCCATTGCTGGGCACGATCCAAAGGATTCTACATCTGTTGATAAGATGAGAAAGAAAGACTATAAAGAATTTTTAAAAGAAGATATCAAAGGCATGAAGATAGGTTACGCAAAAGAGTTTTTTAGACAAGGACTAGATGACGGTGTCAGAGAGTCAATTGAGTTGGCCTTAAAGATATTTGAAGATTTAGGTGCTGAAGTAAGAGAGATAAGCCTTCCCTACCTTGATTATGCGCTGGCTGCGTATTACATAGTTTCATCTGCAGAAGCAAGTTCAAATTTGGCTAGGTATGATGGCATAAGGTATGGACATGTAGCGACAAATTATGAAGATTTAATCGACATGTATATGGTATCCAGAAGTGAAGGATTTGGCAAGGAAGTAAAGAGAAGAATCATGCTGGGTACCTATGCTTTAAGTTCTGGATACTATGATGCTTACTACAATAAAGCATTAAAAGTGAGAACTCTCATAAAAAAGGATTACGAGAAAGCTTTTGAGGATGTGGATGTCATTGTTGGACCTACATCTCCTACAACTGCATTTAAGATAGGAGAGAGGGTTGAAGATCCATTGGCAATGTATCTTGCAGATGTATATACAGTTCCGGTAAATATTGCTGGTCTCCCTGGTTTATCGCTTCCGTGTGGTCTATCAAATGATTTGCCAGTGGGTCTTCAGATTGTTGGAAAACATTTTGATGAAGGAGTCGTATTGAATGCAGCGTACGCATTCGAAAAAGCTTGCAATTTTAACGCAAAACCAAGTTTTAAAGGTGGTGCTAGATAA
- the gatC gene encoding Asp-tRNA(Asn)/Glu-tRNA(Gln) amidotransferase subunit GatC yields MSITKDEVIHVAKLARLKFTDEELEKYSHQLDNIIKYVDKLNELNTDDAEPTAHIVPISNVFREDEVVPSMDREKVLMNAKEKEDGCFKVPKIIE; encoded by the coding sequence ATGTCTATAACAAAAGACGAGGTTATCCACGTCGCAAAGCTGGCTAGGCTTAAGTTTACTGATGAGGAATTGGAGAAGTATTCACATCAGCTTGATAACATCATAAAATATGTAGACAAGCTAAATGAATTAAATACAGACGATGCAGAACCTACGGCGCACATTGTGCCAATCAGCAATGTTTTCCGAGAAGATGAAGTTGTGCCTTCGATGGATAGAGAAAAAGTCTTGATGAATGCAAAAGAAAAAGAAGATGGCTGCTTTAAAGTGCCGAAGATAATTGAGTGA
- the ligA gene encoding NAD-dependent DNA ligase LigA, which yields MTIEERIKELKDKLNHHNYMYYVLDRPEISDYEYDMMMRELIKLEEEHPEFKTPDSPTQRVGGEPVKEFEPFTHVVVMQSLANAFSEGELRDFDRRVRSSVGDVEYVVELKIDGLSVELIYENGIFTIGSTRGDGFVGENVTNNLKTIKSIPLRLKDNLNLIVRGEVFMPRASFEKLNEERELNGESLFANPRNAAAGSLRQLNPKITAKRDLDIFVFNLQRIEGVELKTHVEALEFLKEQGFKVSPHLKKCKNIDEVIEDINYIRTIRDSLPYDTDGAVVKVNDLEKREILGSTVKDPRWAIAFKYPAERQKTKVKDIIVQVGRTGALTPTAILEPVKIAGSIVSRATLHNEDYIKEKDIRIGDTVIIQKAGEIIPEVVSVVVEDRKGHEKNFFMPDTCPECGATTVRLPGEAVTRCTGLNCPAKLKRGIIHFASKDAMDIDGLGPAVIGQLLDNHLIHNIADLYYLKYDDLIKLDRMGDKSVKNLLNAIEESKGRDLDRVIFGLGIDLIGSKAASILANHFKTMDSLEEASFDELTNIEEVGPKMADSIIAFFKEKQNKEILDKLKEAGVNMVKKKSENTSNIFDGLTFVLTGTLSNYTRDEAKKLIEERGGKVTGSVSKKTNYVVAGTDPGSKLSKAQQLGVKVIDEEEFENMLKQ from the coding sequence ATGACAATAGAAGAAAGAATAAAGGAATTAAAAGATAAACTTAATCACCATAATTACATGTACTATGTTCTAGACAGACCGGAGATATCTGACTACGAGTACGATATGATGATGAGAGAACTCATCAAACTGGAGGAAGAGCATCCAGAGTTTAAGACACCTGATTCCCCAACTCAAAGAGTAGGTGGAGAGCCTGTAAAGGAGTTTGAGCCATTTACACATGTTGTCGTAATGCAGAGTTTGGCGAATGCATTTTCTGAAGGAGAGCTTAGAGATTTTGACAGAAGAGTAAGGTCATCTGTTGGTGATGTGGAATATGTTGTAGAACTTAAAATTGATGGGCTGTCAGTTGAATTGATATATGAAAATGGAATATTTACAATAGGTTCTACAAGAGGTGATGGATTTGTTGGGGAAAATGTTACAAATAACTTGAAGACAATTAAATCTATACCACTTCGTCTCAAAGATAATTTAAACCTCATTGTAAGAGGGGAGGTTTTTATGCCCAGAGCTTCCTTTGAGAAGTTAAATGAAGAAAGGGAGCTAAATGGCGAAAGCCTTTTTGCAAATCCCAGGAATGCTGCTGCCGGCTCTTTAAGGCAATTAAACCCTAAAATAACTGCCAAAAGAGATTTAGATATATTTGTATTTAATTTACAGAGGATAGAAGGGGTAGAATTAAAAACACATGTAGAAGCATTGGAATTTTTGAAAGAGCAGGGGTTTAAAGTAAGCCCACATCTTAAAAAATGCAAAAATATTGATGAAGTGATTGAAGACATAAATTACATAAGGACTATAAGAGATAGCCTACCTTATGATACAGATGGTGCTGTTGTGAAAGTAAATGATCTTGAAAAAAGAGAGATTTTAGGTTCAACTGTAAAAGACCCCAGGTGGGCAATAGCATTTAAATATCCAGCTGAAAGGCAAAAGACAAAAGTTAAAGACATAATAGTTCAAGTCGGTAGAACTGGAGCACTGACTCCTACTGCTATATTAGAGCCTGTAAAAATAGCGGGTTCGATTGTATCAAGGGCTACCCTTCACAATGAGGATTATATAAAGGAGAAGGATATAAGGATTGGTGATACAGTTATCATTCAAAAAGCAGGTGAAATAATACCTGAAGTTGTAAGTGTTGTCGTAGAAGATAGAAAAGGCCATGAGAAGAATTTTTTTATGCCTGATACTTGTCCTGAGTGTGGAGCAACGACTGTAAGGCTTCCTGGTGAAGCAGTTACTAGATGTACAGGGTTAAATTGTCCTGCAAAGCTTAAGCGCGGCATCATACATTTTGCATCTAAAGACGCTATGGACATAGATGGATTGGGGCCTGCGGTAATAGGACAGCTTCTGGATAATCACCTTATACACAATATAGCTGACTTGTATTATTTAAAATACGATGATTTAATAAAACTTGACAGGATGGGTGATAAATCAGTAAAGAATCTTCTCAATGCAATAGAAGAAAGCAAGGGTAGGGATTTAGACAGAGTAATTTTTGGACTTGGGATAGATCTGATTGGCAGCAAAGCTGCATCAATACTGGCCAATCATTTTAAGACAATGGATTCATTGGAAGAAGCCTCTTTTGATGAACTTACGAATATTGAAGAAGTAGGTCCTAAGATGGCAGACAGCATTATAGCGTTTTTTAAAGAGAAACAAAATAAAGAGATACTAGATAAATTAAAAGAAGCTGGCGTAAATATGGTTAAAAAGAAAAGCGAAAATACCAGCAATATTTTTGATGGGTTGACATTCGTTTTAACAGGTACGCTTTCAAATTATACAAGAGATGAAGCAAAAAAACTGATAGAAGAAAGAGGTGGAAAAGTAACCGGCTCTGTCAGCAAAAAGACGAATTATGTGGTAGCTGGTACAGATCCCGGTTCAAAACTTTCAAAAGCACAGCAGCTAGGAGTAAAAGTTATAGATGAAGAAGAGTTTGAAAACATGCTGAAACAGTGA
- the pcrA gene encoding DNA helicase PcrA yields MNILDKLNDRQKEAVVTTEGPLLILAGAGSGKTRVLTHRIAYLIKEKRVSPANILAITFTNKAAQEMKDRVESLLGYVGDIWVSTFHSACVRILRRDIEKIGYDKNFVIYDTQDQKSLVSDCIKELDLNEKQYTPKSMLSAISKAKDKMISPDEYLLEFGNDYRNKKVADVYKLYQKKLKKDNALDFDDIIIKTIELFKKDEGILRYYQDKFRYIMVDEYQDTNRPQYEFVNLLAKRYRNLCVVGDDDQSIYGWRGADIKNILDFEKDYPEAKVIKLEQNYRSTQIILDAANNVIDNNIKRKKKQLWTDNKDGEKIIVCEVQNEREEANFIIDRIKDLIANGRKYSDFAILYRTNAQSRIFEEACMMNDIPYKLVGALRFYDRKEIKDIIAYLRILVNPYDDVSLKRIINVPKRGIGESTVSALEQYAREHDTSMYFAIPDVELKGRARKVLDNFKNFIDDLINQLDFMNIIEVIDYILEKTGYMDELKADDTKESESRIENINEFIGAAREFMETSEDKSLESFLSGITLVSDIDTAGDIGESVVLMTLHSAKGLEFPVVFMAGMEEGIFPSSMSFIDEHELEEERRLCYVGITRAKERLFMTYARTRNLYGKPQYNTASRFINEIPQDLIVEYDKGAIKRNDYESVSSYINTFARKANDKANYNPGDKVEHKLWGIGTVVNVEGIGEERELTVAFPNVGIKRLSLKYAPIRAIS; encoded by the coding sequence ATGAATATTCTTGATAAACTTAATGATAGGCAGAAAGAAGCTGTAGTAACTACAGAAGGTCCTCTTTTGATATTAGCAGGAGCAGGAAGCGGGAAAACGAGGGTCCTGACACATAGAATAGCATATCTGATAAAAGAAAAAAGAGTTTCGCCTGCAAATATATTAGCTATTACTTTTACAAATAAGGCAGCACAGGAAATGAAAGATAGAGTTGAATCGCTGCTTGGATACGTTGGAGACATATGGGTATCAACATTTCATTCAGCATGTGTGCGCATTTTGAGAAGAGATATTGAAAAAATAGGGTATGATAAAAATTTTGTCATATATGATACGCAGGATCAAAAATCTTTGGTCTCTGATTGCATAAAAGAACTGGATTTAAATGAAAAGCAGTATACGCCTAAAAGCATGCTTAGCGCCATATCAAAGGCAAAAGACAAGATGATATCTCCTGATGAATATTTGCTGGAATTTGGGAACGACTATAGAAACAAGAAAGTAGCCGATGTTTATAAACTATACCAGAAGAAGTTAAAGAAAGATAATGCACTTGATTTTGATGACATCATAATAAAGACTATAGAATTATTTAAAAAAGATGAGGGTATATTAAGATATTATCAAGATAAGTTTAGGTATATAATGGTTGATGAATATCAAGATACAAACAGACCTCAGTATGAGTTTGTAAATCTTTTGGCGAAAAGGTACAGAAATCTCTGCGTTGTAGGAGATGATGACCAAAGTATATACGGATGGCGTGGGGCAGATATAAAAAATATTTTAGATTTTGAAAAAGACTATCCTGAGGCTAAAGTTATAAAACTTGAGCAAAATTATCGTTCAACACAGATCATTCTAGATGCTGCCAACAATGTCATTGACAACAACATAAAGAGAAAAAAGAAGCAGCTTTGGACAGATAATAAAGATGGGGAAAAGATAATCGTCTGTGAAGTTCAAAATGAGAGAGAAGAAGCCAATTTCATCATAGATAGAATAAAAGACTTAATTGCAAATGGAAGAAAATATTCTGATTTTGCAATTTTATATAGGACTAATGCTCAGTCACGTATATTTGAAGAGGCTTGTATGATGAATGATATACCGTACAAGTTAGTCGGAGCTTTGAGATTTTATGATCGCAAAGAGATAAAAGACATCATCGCATATTTGAGAATACTTGTTAATCCATATGATGACGTGTCACTAAAGAGGATTATAAATGTACCTAAAAGAGGCATCGGTGAATCTACAGTAAGTGCATTAGAGCAATATGCACGAGAACACGATACAAGCATGTATTTTGCTATTCCAGATGTAGAGCTTAAAGGCAGGGCAAGAAAAGTATTGGATAACTTTAAAAATTTCATTGATGATTTAATTAACCAACTTGATTTTATGAACATTATCGAAGTTATCGATTATATATTAGAAAAAACCGGTTATATGGATGAATTAAAAGCAGATGATACTAAGGAATCTGAAAGCCGCATAGAAAACATAAATGAGTTTATAGGAGCAGCAAGAGAATTTATGGAGACGTCTGAGGACAAATCTTTAGAATCGTTTTTGTCTGGGATAACATTAGTTTCTGATATTGATACAGCTGGAGATATTGGAGAAAGCGTTGTTTTGATGACGCTTCATTCTGCAAAAGGGCTTGAATTTCCTGTAGTATTTATGGCTGGCATGGAAGAAGGGATTTTTCCCAGCTCTATGTCGTTTATTGATGAACATGAGCTGGAAGAAGAGAGAAGGCTGTGCTATGTTGGCATAACTAGGGCGAAGGAGAGGCTTTTCATGACATATGCCAGAACTAGAAATTTATACGGAAAACCTCAATACAATACAGCTTCAAGGTTTATAAATGAAATACCTCAGGATTTAATTGTAGAGTATGACAAAGGTGCGATTAAAAGAAACGATTATGAGTCAGTTTCATCATATATAAATACGTTTGCTAGAAAAGCTAATGATAAAGCCAACTACAATCCAGGTGATAAGGTAGAGCATAAGTTGTGGGGAATTGGCACAGTGGTAAATGTAGAAGGTATTGGAGAAGAGCGAGAGTTGACTGTTGCATTTCCAAATGTAGGCATTAAGAGATTGTCTTTAAAATACGCACCAATTAGAGCTATTTCATAA